The Salmo salar chromosome ssa19, Ssal_v3.1, whole genome shotgun sequence DNA window TACTCTTAAGTATAATTATATGAGTATAAATATACTTAAATGTAAACAGAATTTAGAACAAATACCTCTTTGCCTGGCTTTTAAACTGTGTGAAGTTAAATAACCATTAGTAATATCAGTGTGGAGGATGATGATGCCGGGGGATGGATCCAGTCCATGGAGGGAAACTAGAAGACACAAACAAGTAGTAATTTTATTACTGTGAATATATCAAGAGCTGTGTGGTCTTTGTTAACAGGATTCAGTACTAAAGAGCTTTCATCTACAAGGCGTTGACCCCTTTTACGACATGGTTGTGTTCCTTCATAGCTGGAACTGGAGGAACTCACTTTATATTTTTAGTTTATGTAATTATTTCTCCACAATGAGGAGATGTCTGTAACTAACCACATTTCCCTCCATAGTTTCTATGTCagtaaagtcataccgtatataacattttaaaaaaggccgctgtgatggaaacaggaagtttcgacatggtgggatctttttgtgtcggtaaaatgaattatgcgagaaataGCGGTGGAAGTGCCTTTATGAGCAAAAATTGATATAATAACcttcatatcgaagtaaacttggattaACCTGATGATATGTTGTGCGGTCCTTCCACTACCACTCGGGAAACTAtttgtttattagactacagattcaATAAGTTAGGATGaatttcacagggtggtgaaagtgcacagtgaacTTGATGTTCTTtcccaataaatattgagggtcttatccTTGTGACaagatgatcgatgcttgactaccgtttgacaaataaaaatattctgtCTCATCATGTAGACTTGTCTCCCCACACAGTATCTGCCAGCTGGTGGCTACAGCTCACAtgtcaagaccagagtaggcacctTTAAGGCTATTTAAATCAGTAGAgctgaaacacattgaactttagatttttattcggCATATGAAAACTTAAgcaaaaaaagtacattttgtgtgcactgtcATCATGCACtgatttttatctgcaacaagtcagtttggtggaaacataccactggtgggaaaatgtgcatattttctatATGCAGATTCTAGaatatatttgcatgaaaatctgtcgccaattggatggaaacctagtttATGATTGGGACTGAGACACTAATTTCTGATGATTCAATAGTCTGTTTAAGGCTTACTTACAGTTGAATTTGAAAGTGGATAGACTGACTACTCACTGGTGTTCAATATAATGTTCAGTAATTTTTATTGCAGTGCAAAAAAAAAGAACCAGGTGTTAGCAGGAACAAGTGGTATTCAAAAACAAGGGTAGAAAtcacaagagaagacaggctttaGCACTTATTCATATTTTACATTAACAAACACGTTTCGTTTTCAGCGTCGTCAGGTTCGTAATATGTTACATTGGCGATTCTGTGTTGCTTAAACCGCTATGGCCTTATTGGACTCTGATTAAGTCTGTGTAAATGATTGATAGGAGTGATGACCAATGGAGCAGACGTTTTAATGCCAATATCAAAACCATCAAGGTTAAGGTATGGATAGAGTTTCTCAGTGAAGGTGTAGCCAATGAAAGAGTAGATATGAGACGTGGCCTCCACATTATAGAAGGAGACCCGACCCCCCTCATAATCCTCAATGAAGAGAGTTAGAGAAGGAGAGTCGTTTGCCCGACACCTATCCCCTTTCCAGAGTTTCACAGTCCAGAATCCATTCTCAGGGCTCAGTGAACAACAAGGACTCTCTGGCCACTCCTAACTTCCAGGAAATCCTCCCCTCCACCTGCACCTCATAGTAGAATTTCCCAGAGGAGTAGCCCCGTTTTCCCAAGACAGAGTAACTCCAAAGAAACCTACCTGGGTTGTCAGGGAGATTTCTTCTTCTGCCTCCTTTTCTCACCAGTTTCTTGTCCTTGGATACAACGACCCTTTCATATGCTGTATCAGGGTCCAGAGTCACATCCACTGCATACTGCTGCATATTCTTCAGATTGATGTCATGAAAGTGCGCCATTGCTTTAGTGCATCTTTCACAATCGTCTCCAGCCTAGACAAGGAACTTATCAAAACTCTCCTCACAttccccacacacagctcacagtGAACACTGATCTCAGACCAGTCCTTGGTATTTGGAGGGGTACACAGGGATGGGAAGCTCTGGAGGATGTGGAGGTGGTCCTCAGTGTGTGAGTGCTGTTCCAACTCAGTGTGTCTCCTACGTAGGTCAGTGATTTCCTGCTCCAGCTCTTTAATAAACCCTTCAGCCCGATTCTCTGCTGCTTTCTGCATTTTCTCAACCTCCTCAATGAACTCAGCCTTGCGTTCCTCAATGGAATCCATCAGATCACTGACGACCTGCAGGCTGTCTGCCATCTCGCTCTGTGCGTCTCTCTTGCTGAGCTCTACTGAGTGTTTGATCTCCTGAACCTTCTCTAGTTGTTCCCTGATCATCTGACGTATCTGTCGCTCCGTCTTCCCCAGCTGAACCTTCCTCTCTCCACACTCTTCCTCTAGAGGGACGGTGTGGTGATTCTTGTGGTCTGTCTCAATGCAGAACTGACACACACAAGTCTGGTCAGTCCTACAGAACAGCTCCAGCAGTCTGTCA harbors:
- the LOC106578903 gene encoding E3 ubiquitin-protein ligase TRIM41-like is translated as MASSSRLLSEVQFQCSICLDVFTEPVSTPCGHNFCEACISGYWDTTDLCQCPLCKHKFNRRLQLKTNTTLRDVAVYFKRKRARDLDESLPSLGEMVCDVCTGKRCKALKSCLECQTSFCETHLQPHQRVTGLKRHKLIDLVENLEDRMCKKHDRLLELFCRTDQTCVCQFCIETDHKNHHTVPLEEECGERKVQLGKTERQIRQMIREQLEKVQEIKHSVELSKRDAQSEMADSLQVVSDLMDSIEERKAEFIEEVEKMQKAAENRAEGFIKELEQEITDLRRRHTELEQHSHTEDHLHILQSFPSLCTPPNTKDWSEISVHCELCVGNNMQQYAVDVTLDPDTAYERVVVSKDKKLVRKGGRRRNLPDNPGRFLWSYSVLGKRGYSSGKFYYEVQVEGRISWKLGVARESLLFTEP